AATGATGTTGGGACCAATAACTGCTTTAACCTtctgtttattttcttttggccCAATAATACCGAACTTGTATCCTAAACAGGATCCAAGTCCAATAACTACCTCCCTCTGTCTAAAGGATTCTATAGCAACAGTGGCAGTTCACTCTGGTCAATGACGCACAAAAATGCatagataatttaaatttgtctgTTCACAAATAGTGaccaaataatgttaaaatgttTGGtggaaaaaatatgatataactATTGAATAGTAAGAAACATTTTCACTAGTTTATCAGGTGTCTTGAACTTACGTTTTTGGCTTATACAATGGATggatcaattattaatttattatcatgaTGTTGAACATAAGTTTTCATTTTGAACATAATGTTTAGATGTTAATCAATTATTGAGATTAAATGCAATGAACATTTAGAAATCCAATTGAGGCAATTAAAATTTGAGAGATCAAACACACATGTAATACCTAgaggaataaaaatataattaagcctaattaaaataattaaaacgtgCTGGAGTTCCTAGAGAGTTCTTGGTTGTCGTTATATGAGTGTTGGGGCTGGGACAGGAAAACCAAATACATAAACTTATTAATGAAAGTAAGTTATACAGATAACCATGAAGCCTCACCATTGGCAGGCTATCAGAAATCATCAAAGTAGCTCTGCTTAGATCTTACAATGGCCTAAAGCAAATGACTAGGATTAAGAAAGAAACAACATATTCTTATTTCTTCCCCATCAATTCTGTCTTTCACTACAAAGGATCATTTCATTGGTGAAGAAATATTTTGAACCACAAAGCTGATCTTTTGCGGTGTCTTTTCAATCCATTCTTGTAATCCACATACACGAGCCCAAAGCGAAGACTGTACCCAGCATTCCATTCAAAATTGTCCAACAATGACCATGCAAAGTATCCTTTCACCCTCACTCCATTCCTACCAGATTCAAAGTTTTAGCCTTAGCTTACAATTATTGAGTCAAGAAAATAAGAGGTCTAAAGTAAATTTCATAAGACTCATCTAAAAATGTTCACTTTAAACTCACCTTATGGCCCTTTGAAGATACAAAAGATGGTGACTGATATAATCAATCCTTGTTCTGTCATTAAGTAACATTTTCCCGTCATTAACCTCGTCAATTCCTGCAAAAATTCAAATAACACAATTCATCGATACGGAAAAATGAGTATTTTACCAtggtaaaattcaattttaggaagaaaaaaagtggCATAACATTGCAGATAATTTTACCATTTTCTGTGATGTAAATAATTGGGTTGTTAAATTTCTCCTTAGTGTACTCTAGTAGACCTTGAATTCCTGGTGGATAGACGTAGAGCCAGTCTGAGGCTGCCTGCAAAATTATTCATTTCTCAACTCATTTCTGAAAAATTCTTATGGAGTAGGTTTAGTGAAAAATAAGGTGCAACTATTTGTAAATAGAGTGAACTCTTGGCTAACTAGTACTAATGAAGTGATAACTAATCATTGTCATTCACTAAAAGAATCTAAACAGAGTAAAAGCTATCTCCAGATGCAAGTACCTTTGGACCAATGAGAAGCCCATTTCTCACAGCTGATGCAAGAGCAACAAAATGGATCATGAGTAAGCAAGTGTACAGGAAAATTCAATACAAGTTAATTGGAAAGTATGTATGAATTTGACGTACTAGTAAATCTAACACAAGCGTCTGTAAAGGCAGTTGGCCTTTGGCGTGGGCAAGGAGAACTAGTTGCATAAGTTGAAGTGTAATAATTTAATCCTATAAAATCATAAGACCCTTTAACCATCAAGTATTCCCTTCTGGTAAACTTTGGCAAACGACCTCCAACTCTGTTAACCATTACAGCAGGATATGTTCCCGAGTAAAGTGGTTCCATGAACCTTCAATAAACACAAAAACACCAGTTAGATCTGACTGTGTCaccacaaaatattaaaaaactgcTAGTTGTTATGGTATTCATTTTGTTAACTGGAGAATGGTAGTGTGATAAGCTGTTAAAACATTTATTGGTTGCAATTTCCACCTGGTTCTCACATTAAATGTTTAAGCAGCAACCAATAAATACTTTATAATTCATCAAGGTACTAAAACCCAGGATAAAATAAAGGTACCATAATAAACCCCAAAAACGAAAACAACACACAAACTGATGCAGCTTATGTCGTAAAACAGATCTTGCAATCCCAAAGCCCTTTGATTCGTTAGGATACCGATAAATTGAGAAAATtctcaaactttttttatttttcctccccTCCccaagtcttttttttattaccttATATAGAAGTTCAAGTCTCTATTATCTATTAAGTTAAGGAATTTCAAGAGCAGATCTTAGACAAAATCAAATCTACGACATTCCTAATGCTAATGGTCAATGACATAATGcctaataaaaggaataaatcCTGAGTGACTCAAAAGCCTCagccttttaaaataaaaaatatgcaatAAAAAAGGAGACAAAGAAAAAGCTAATTATCTGCTACGAAATCCCACTCTTTTTGTACTGCATCACAAACTTTTGTGAAATTTAACAGAACTGAAAACAAGAAGAGTGGTTCTAAGTGGCAAAGACACTTACCAGTCATACATAAAAGCAAGACCGCGATATGCGGCTTCTCTGTCCTCTTTTGATTGAGAAAGTGGCACAACCCAGGCAGAATTAAGTGTTACCCCAATTTGACCCTTCTGAGAAGCCTATTAGAAAATCATTCACTGTCAATTTATCTTGTACTAACCACATAATGAATGGTTTTTGTCTTAAATTCTAACCAATTCTATTCACTgttgtatttaaaataataataataatgcattAACCTGGAACTTCTCCCTGTAGACTTTTACCGCTGCAGCATGAGCAAGTATGAGGTGGTGTGTAACCACATAGGGCTCAGTAGTAGAATCACCAGCGGTGCAGTTAGCAAACCACTTGGAGCATCTATTGGGTGGGGATCCACCACTTGCATAACCTCCAGTGCTATATAGCACTGGCTCATTTAATGTAATCCAGTGCTTAACCCTGTCACCAAATTCCCTAAAGCATACTTCTGCATAATTTGCAAAATCTTGCCTGTTTGCAAAATCAAAGTACCAATTCTTCATCAGTTGGGAGTGAATAATAAGGACACGTCCATTTCAATCTATTCTAGATAAAATATTTCACTATTGCTTACTCAATTTTGGGACTTAGAAAACCACCATATTCATCTTCAAGAGCTTGAGGGAAATCAGAGTGAAATAGAGTTATAAAGGGCTGTTGTCCTGTAAAGTGTAAACAAAAAAGGTACATctaatttagtttgattttgagTATCACGAGAgattgaaagagagagaaaattgaCTTCTTCTGACCATTTGCTATCAGTTCATTTATGAGATTGTTGTAATATGTGATGCCTTCTCGGTTAACTCCTCCCTGCAGGTTTCCACCTAAAATTCAAGGTGGTTTAAGCTTAATTGCATTATGGACACACCAAAATCTAAATGGAATTCAAAGTGCTAATAACTCCCTTTAAATAATGCAAACTAATGAtccaaaaaccaaaataataaataacaatttatcaAACAACTAATCTGAGGATAACTAAAGGATGATTAGAGTTTCTCACGAGGTAGTATTCTTGGCCAAGAGATGGAGAACCTGTAGGCATTGAATCCAATATCCTTCATCATGGCCACATcttcctgaatttttttttgtgtgtgaacaAACAATATCATCAATCGAGATGAAACAAAATCTCAAAAGCTAAGGAAATTCATCTAGATCTCTAAATTCAAATCAAGAGAATGAAAGTACCTTGTAGCGGTGGTATGAATCAATGGCAACATCCCCATTACTGTGGTCTGATATTCTGTCTGCACAACCGAGAAAAATGTCTcaatattttgagtttttttcatTATCCAATAAACCAACTCTGTTCTATCTTAAAGTACCTTGTATAAACCAActtcaaaatgagaaaaataccaTGAAATTCGCTTTGCCAAGAAGCAGCATTGCTTATATTGTTGACAGAGATAGTCATTGTTTTTCTCTTCCCACACATTAGCCCCCCAAAATCAATTCGGTCAATCAAATAGATGAAATGTGGGGTCATTGAAGTAAATCTTCTTCAATGCTAACccaatatatattttagcattatccttattattattattattattattattttcacttaaGCTCGCCCCATTCAACTCTTTGGGTATTATTGATCGGTTTAATAGCAGTTAAAATTGCTacttaaaatatattgacaaaGGGAAATAACCATGAAACATTGCTACTTAAGATGAACAAACAAAGAAATAAggtggaaaaaaagaagaaagaaagataacAGAAATAAAGAAGAGAGGAGATGCAAACCTGGGTGGCTATGAGTGAAGGTGTCCCATATACTAGGTCCCTTGCCACCTTCACGTGCTGCACCTTCATACTTCATATCCCAAGTACACAGAACCCAGAAATGCAAATAAGATCCAACCTTTTACATAGAAAGATTGAAAGACTAAAGACTTAAACAAGTTGGGGACAGAACAACACCTGGTAAGCTGAAGAAGCTGTTCCAAAGAAGAAATCTGCTGGGAAACTGCTACGATTAAGAGAAGCTGCTGCTGAGTGAAATAGAGAAAGTGCTGCAAGGAGAATAAAAACAACCTTAACCCACATTGTTCAAATCTGAATGAATTCAATTCTCACACTCTGGTTGGGCTGCCCCCATAAACAGAAGTTTATTAATATTTAGTTgtttatttatagtttatatttatgAACCCCAAGACGAAAAAAGGAGGATTCTTTGTCTTTTAGCAAGTGAAAAGGCAGAAAAAATGCAAGGAAAAAGGGAtaactttattatattatattactatattgttttctttgatgttaTGATACGTTAAAGTGCTTGAAATGAAAGATGCCATTATTCTTGAGAAGGGAAAATAGGTTCCATGCTTAAAACTACCATATGGCGTCTTCATCGTATCATTCGAGTTGTGTTGTGAAAGCTATGAAAATGTGTTCCCTTTTATGCATGGAAGTTGGTGGAACCTTTGAAGGAGGGtgaaataaaatcattattttaagaataaaataaataataatactatatgtattaatatttatacTCTCGTCTaactataaattattatctataataaatttattaattttataataattacttctaAAAGCATACTATGATAAAGTCTAcccatgtgttaatttgtttgcATCTTGAACGAGTCCATTTTGTTAATTTAGTTCCTGTTTCCACGcgttgaaaattaaaaacattatctgcgTCTGAATGTCTGAGCTGATGTTGTCAGTGTGCGGAAGGAAGAAAGTCCAAAACGACACAGCGTGTGGAGACGTCACGATGGTCTTGGTGCCataaaacttaaaagtaaaaGGGGAAGAAATTTTTTGCCTTTCACTTTGGTGGAAAAGAAgttgttctttttatttatggCAAATGCTAATCATTATCAGGTACGAGGTAGTTaagagttaaaataaaaatatttttattgaaagataaaatttttcttatgttttcctgtcatttatataataatttttttattttttaattaatattttaaagattttgatTAGcaggatttttattttattattttaaattttttttctttatacgcCAAATTTGTCATGCAGTTGAAAAATTTTCAACcgttcaattttattaattccTCATATTGTGCCCCCTTTCTATAAATCTACTATCAATCTATGCCATATTATGATTTTGATACATCGTGATTATGACCACGTTGGCTCCAAATATCAATATTGTAAAGTAAACAATGCGTCTTTGAATAATgcacttttaatatatatatggcAGACTCATTGTTTGAACGTCTTTATGTGAATACTTagatatttatgtaaaatataatttaaatataaaaaattattactttaaaaGGATAacgtaatatttatataaatttgtcCACCActctaaatcaaatatttattaaaaaattatatttataaattgtaCATAAATActaattgaatatatatttattgcttttctttaatttgatttttcaaatttgttACTGTTTACACTTTACATGCATTGAAAAAGACAAAGTTCAGAtagtgaataataaaaaaaaaaacttatgcaaATATTTGAGAGTCTCAAGATGGGAGAGTCAATACCCTAATAGCCctgatttaaaaaaatcgaaTGTGAACACATGACATGGCATGGGGCATCTCTCTCAATTTATTTATCGTATAAAATAAGGTTGACGCGCTTAATACTAATTCTTTTCTTGACAATGCATGGATTCCACTATTTGCCAAAGCCATGGCACATGCATTCACTCCCCTTCTCATTCTTCATCTTCAACTCAATTCTCCTATTTACTCATCAAACGACCGCGTATGTTCCTAGAATGAATCCTAGCCTTGtccttttgtgttttgtttttctttgttggaCTTTGGTTTGTgtctaaattaaaattcaataatatgAACCGTCCAATCTTAATTACATATAGGGTAACATGTATTATATAAAACCACGTCCTCCTTGAATAAACAGTTACTCCTTCATCATCAGTCTTGTACACTTGTTTGGTTGGTGATAGATTTCGGTTTTGGGACTTGGAGGTTAtggtttctctttctctctcactctcgTTCTCTCTTTTCCATATGCTCCTTCCTTCTAACCATCACCACTACCCACAGAGGTACTAAAAACTCAATTGTGCAATGCCTCTAGTGCTCAGATTCTCAACAAATCTCCTCTCTAGTCTTCACTCAGGTGATTTAACTTTTACAGTTTACTCTTagcttttataattttgtaacgACTCGtagttattattttatgcaCAAAGACTATTGAGAAATGGTTATGCTCTTTTGGAACTTAAATTGTGTTTTGCTTGGCCTTTTGCAATTCACCTTCTAAAATAGGTTAGGTCCTGTGGTTGTTACAATTTTCGAGTTCCTAAGTGATGATAAAGCAGCCAACACCATCCTTGTGTTCCTTCACATGTGGATGGACTTATGATGTGTTCCTCAGTTTTAGTGGCATAGATACTCGCCATAGTTTCACGGACAATCTCTACAATTCTCTTAAACAAAGGGGAATCCATGCTTTCATTGACGATGAAGGGCTTAGAAGAGGGGAGGAAATTACACCAACTCTTCTCAAAGCCATCCGAGAATCTAGGATCGGCATCATTGTTTTCTCCAAGAGCTATGCATCCTCAACATATTGTTTGGATGAACTTGTTGAGATCCTTGAGTGCTTAAAGGTTGAAGGTCGATTGGTTTGGCCGGTTTTTTATGATGTGGATCCGTCACAAGTTCGGTATCAGACTGGGACTTATGCAGAAGCTTTGGCAAAGCATAAAGAAAGGTTTCAAGATGACAAGGGCAAGGTGCAAAAATGGAGGAAGGCTTTGCACGAAGCAGCTAATCTATCAGGATGGCATTTCCAACACGGGTACATCATACCatccttgtgtgtgtgtgttagaaaggaaaggaaaataaaacatatgaATCCGGTTGAAGGAAACTACTGAATTGAGGGATTAAATTTTATGTGGTTAATAATTTGATCAAAGTGAATATACTAGACATGAGCACAATTCTTTAATTTCAATTCACATGTACTTTATTTCTATGATGGGCAGGTCTGAATCAGAATATAAGTTTATTAAAAAGATTGTTGATGAGGCCTCTAAGAAGATCAATCGCACTCCTTTACATGTTGCTGATAACCCAGTTGGGCTAGAGTCTTCAGTGCTAGAAGTGATGT
Above is a window of Glycine soja cultivar W05 chromosome 12, ASM419377v2, whole genome shotgun sequence DNA encoding:
- the LOC114379888 gene encoding beta-glucosidase 13-like isoform X2 yields the protein MKTPYALSLFHSAAASLNRSSFPADFFFGTASSAYQYEGAAREGGKGPSIWDTFTHSHPDRISDHSNGDVAIDSYHRYKEDVAMMKDIGFNAYRFSISWPRILPRGNLQGGVNREGITYYNNLINELIANGQQPFITLFHSDFPQALEDEYGGFLSPKIEQDFANYAEVCFREFGDRVKHWITLNEPVLYSTGGYASGGSPPNRCSKWFANCTAGDSTTEPYVVTHHLILAHAAAVKVYREKFQASQKGQIGVTLNSAWVVPLSQSKEDREAAYRGLAFMYDWFMEPLYSGTYPAVMVNRVGGRLPKFTRREYLMVKGSYDFIGLNYYTSTYATSSPCPRQRPTAFTDACVRFTTVRNGLLIGPKAASDWLYVYPPGIQGLLEYTKEKFNNPIIYITENGIDEVNDGKMLLNDRTRIDYISHHLLYLQRAIRNGVRVKGYFAWSLLDNFEWNAGYSLRFGLVYVDYKNGLKRHRKRSALWFKIFLHQ
- the LOC114379888 gene encoding beta-glucosidase 13-like isoform X1; this translates as MWVKVVFILLAALSLFHSAAASLNRSSFPADFFFGTASSAYQYEGAAREGGKGPSIWDTFTHSHPDRISDHSNGDVAIDSYHRYKEDVAMMKDIGFNAYRFSISWPRILPRGNLQGGVNREGITYYNNLINELIANGQQPFITLFHSDFPQALEDEYGGFLSPKIEQDFANYAEVCFREFGDRVKHWITLNEPVLYSTGGYASGGSPPNRCSKWFANCTAGDSTTEPYVVTHHLILAHAAAVKVYREKFQASQKGQIGVTLNSAWVVPLSQSKEDREAAYRGLAFMYDWFMEPLYSGTYPAVMVNRVGGRLPKFTRREYLMVKGSYDFIGLNYYTSTYATSSPCPRQRPTAFTDACVRFTTVRNGLLIGPKAASDWLYVYPPGIQGLLEYTKEKFNNPIIYITENGIDEVNDGKMLLNDRTRIDYISHHLLYLQRAIRNGVRVKGYFAWSLLDNFEWNAGYSLRFGLVYVDYKNGLKRHRKRSALWFKIFLHQ